AGAAAGGCATCAGCGCCGACCTCAGCTGGAATATGGTCAACAGCTCGCTGGCACTCACCGATAACGGCAACACCATGTGGTTCAGCGGCCTGCGTACCCACGGTACCGGTCAGTTTACCTTTGATCTGACCAAGAGCTGCGCCGCCGGTGTGAGCGCGAGCTGCTATGCCGGCACCAACAGCGATATAAACAGCGGCGGCTACAACGGTCATTTCGATGGCATGCGCCTGGGTTTCAAGAATGTGGTCGGCAGCTACAGCTTCGATGGTCTGCGGGTGGGGACGGCTGATGCGCCGCTACAGGGCGGAACCGAGTTGCTGGTGCTGATGGAAATTTTCCCGGCCTACGATTTCACCCTCAATGGTCAGGTCACTCTGCGCGCGGGTGGTGCTGTGGGTGATGGGCTGCGCTACAACGCCGACTTCTATATCACCGAGGCGAATGCGGCGATTACCGTGGATGAAAACGGTCGTGGCCTATGGCTCTCAGGCAGCAGCTATGACATGCATTACCGCGAAGGCTCGCTGGACATCAGCACTAACGGCGTGGAACTGCGTAAAGGCACGTACTGGTCCAAGCTGGATGTGAACGACGTGCGCTGGGGCGACCGGCAAACCGGCAGCAGCATTGGCCGTCTGGTGCTTAAGCGCTATGAGCAAGGTTCGACTCTGGCCATCAATTCGGGTGGTGCTGGTGCGTTGTGCGTTGGCGGTAGCGGTGGCACGTCAGCGGCATGTGTGGCCAGCGGCGGGCGCTGGGAGGACCGGGGCGACGAAGGCATCTCGGTCAAGCTGAAGAATGTGTTCGTTCGTGATGGCTCCGGTAACCCGGCCAATAGCGTGTCGAATAACGAGAAGCGCAATCAGATCATCATTGAAACCGGACGAGTCAACGGGGCCAACGGCACTGGCAGCCAACTGGTGGTGGACAACTTCCATACCTCCGACGGCAACCCAACGAATCCTAACGCCAACGACTACGGCTTCAACGTAGACCTCAACCTGGACGTGGCACCGACCAAGGTGTGTAGCAAGTCAGCTTCCGGTTGTACGCCGGTCAGCCCTGACCCGCTCGGCTTTGCGGTCAATGGTCGGGTGCACTTCAAGGAAGTGAACATTGACCGGATTCAGAACGTCCATCCCACTGGCGGTGCCGTGACTTCAATGTATGGGGTCAAGCTGCAGAACGCCGATATTCGTGCCAACCTGACGGCCACGCCGATCAATTGATCGGCATAACCCCGGCTCGTTAACGCTGGGACGCGTCATGCCCCTGTCATCCTGATTGGTCATCCTGCGGCGCGTGGGTTGTTTCACGTTGGCCGCTCAGTCGTTGCCGATGGTCACTGAATCGACGAAATATCCCCGCTGCTCTTTCGGTATGTGCCGGTTGTCGGCACAATTCGCCTCCACTTTTCGGGGAGGGGTCAGCTTTGCTGATTGCCTGCCGGCCGACTTTGCATAGCATTCGGGGCACAGACACGCAGATGATCAAGACGCCGTACTACCTCATCGACAAGCAAAAGCTCTTGGGTAACCTGGAGAAAATTGCCTACGTACGCGAGCACTCCGGGGCCAAGGCGCTGCTGGCGCTCAAATGCTTCGCCACCTGGTCGGTGTTCGACCTGATGCAGCAATACATGGACGGCACGACCTCATCGTCCCTCTATGAGCTGAAGCTCGGTCGGCAGAAGTTCGCCGGCGAAACCCACGCCTACAGCGTGGCCTGGGCGGATGACGAGATCG
This DNA window, taken from Pseudomonas sp. SG20056, encodes the following:
- a CDS encoding DUF6160 family protein, with protein sequence MHRYSLLLLALLSPLTQAMQALDDQALSSVSGRDGISLQTTGAGWSAGSIDYKQDGQTLSLNGVSGTPQTAGSSSTTTLDVVGNQLQVQHSGSAQVLSIDNIELAGSSKSFGAFRAFFTLGASLKLSGGGASGVSGFSVDDSQLSLSAATFYYRDNGFDLIVKGLSFDTYLNNAYLDIVSGGSGQEIKLDLGTSRFVGSIAGIGLDLAHGDPTVGVAVTPGTPDLRDVDAQRSFGKLDMDLRLGGSISIAGGGASGEGLRIKPNITIANSLFQYQDEGVLRAENFAGSLISNSGLTLDLEQDGAGSYAKIAFQDLKFNATLGGLIMGNPSNQKLGGLAVDLNFLDQGARQNWLKLRPGGDPNSGQKGISADLSWNMVNSSLALTDNGNTMWFSGLRTHGTGQFTFDLTKSCAAGVSASCYAGTNSDINSGGYNGHFDGMRLGFKNVVGSYSFDGLRVGTADAPLQGGTELLVLMEIFPAYDFTLNGQVTLRAGGAVGDGLRYNADFYITEANAAITVDENGRGLWLSGSSYDMHYREGSLDISTNGVELRKGTYWSKLDVNDVRWGDRQTGSSIGRLVLKRYEQGSTLAINSGGAGALCVGGSGGTSAACVASGGRWEDRGDEGISVKLKNVFVRDGSGNPANSVSNNEKRNQIIIETGRVNGANGTGSQLVVDNFHTSDGNPTNPNANDYGFNVDLNLDVAPTKVCSKSASGCTPVSPDPLGFAVNGRVHFKEVNIDRIQNVHPTGGAVTSMYGVKLQNADIRANLTATPIN